One window of Felis catus isolate Fca126 chromosome D4, F.catus_Fca126_mat1.0, whole genome shotgun sequence genomic DNA carries:
- the LOC123381483 gene encoding spermatogenesis-associated protein 31D3-like, whose protein sequence is MHTSPVSPPPDCTLTATQSKSISISLKPVPENSSPDSPGGWSTCIPTIRGSAHLSSSISGFSCWQAHAQNMFLPALSHSNFQQEQDYFHLPETHLWGDPANRHKEAGGISFLDLNIQEVLERQMKKRMPFQILEKKEKEEGPFSKHTWPEYQRTSSVNSLQPFDVQVTTAPKTGWNFEGKPEHLCICQQLLDLKCLGENLYQKYSQLVWGLPSSHSESLVDTLLVSSSTSPLGSHFVLFNGCCNAPAVKMQDQEVLLHPHSHRLPLPGLYSRPWPQNLSQSQPLSFTQVNPQAHLQPRLPIIPSSSSPQNRDCGVFFQGSKNESDSPVLTENQHVPWHMLKKHQESLWGLVPGFPRYPEAICPQAPNFPLVIWSSIIPGHFHITCESQERLEFHSPRKVPHAGACMPVQI, encoded by the coding sequence ATGCACACCAGCCCTGTTTCACCACCACCAGACTGCACTTTAACTGCGACTCAATCTAAATCGATTTCAATCTCCTTGAAGCCTGTTCCAGAGAACTCATCTCCAGATAGCCCTGGTGGATGGTCCACTTGTATCCCAACAATCAGAGGTAGTGCTCATTTAAGCTCGTCAATTTCCGGATTCTCCTGTTGGCAGGCTCATGCGCAGAACATGTTCCTCCCCGCATTATCACACTCTAATTTTCAGCAAGAGCAAGATTACTTCCATCTACCAGAAACCCATCTCTGGGGAGACCCTGCTAACAGGCACAAGGAGGCCGGTGGAATTTCTTTCCTTGACCTTAACATACAGGAAGTCTtagagagacaaatgaaaaagagaatgccTTTCCAGattttggagaagaaagaaaaagaagagggaccATTTTCAAAACACACGTGGCCAGAATACCAAAGGACATCTTCAGTGAATTCACTGCAGCCCTTTGATGTACAGGTCACCACAGCCCCCAAAACTGGCTGGAATTTTGAAGGCAAACCAGAGCACCTGTGCATTTGTCAGCAGCTCCTCGATCTCAAGTGTTTGGGGGAAAACTTGTATCAGAAATATAGCCAGCTCGTCTGGGGTCTTCCCTCCTCACATAGTGAGTCCTTAGTAGACACTCTCCTGGTTTCTAGTAGTACTTCCCCACTAGGGTCTCACTTTGTCTTATTCAATGGATGCTGTAATGCTCCTGCAGTCAAAATGCAGGATCAAGAAGTTCTACTCCACCCTCATTCCCATCGCCTTCCTCTCCCCGGTTTATATTCCCGACCCTGGCCTCAAAACTTGTCCCAATCCCAGCCGCTATCTTTCACTCAGGTGAACCCCCAGGCCCACCTTCAACCTCGCCTACCAATCATACCATCGTCTTCTTCACCCCAGAATAGGGACTGTGGAGTGTTTTTCCAAGGATCCAAGAATGAGTCAGACTCTCCTGTCTTGACTGAAAACCAGCATGTGCCATGGCACATGTTGAAGAAGCACCAGGAAAGTTTGTGGGGTTTAGTCCCTGGGTTCCCAAGATATCCTGAAGCCATTTGTCCTCAAGCCCCCAACTTTCCATTGGTTATATGGTCATCCATCATTCCTGGCCATTTCCATATTACCTGTGAATCCCAGGAGAGACTGGAGTTTCACAGTCCAAGGAAGGTACCCCATGCTGGTGCTTGCATGCCTGTACAAATCTAG
- the LOC111556292 gene encoding spermatogenesis-associated protein 31D4-like codes for MSNRRSPLGRQRDTIHFRQLLCPDPFCEVCNNTTAEINRMLYPEALEDATSLGSTAPVTDSLFTSSPAFSADPPGDLTSASLPEPSLPLASTFPPNPMTPLADYVPLSPPDHSLPPQPCPPLESDFPEDHFPAQPLAFSPLPPCDAQTADPVVQPEAKLSLNTIFSLGSTVSQDVNYLSELSQTKNPTETCACHHAPPTLSVSPPPDSTLTVAQSKSISITLKPVPENSSPDGPVGLSTHIPTTTGIDHASLCVSDFSWWKTHAKDFFPSTLAQCDFSQEILALRSEASSRGDPVAYVVEPGNLSFLSPEVLALLEKQVQKRSDFLIWKGKKGSFPKQLRPDYTLNSLGKMSESVAAQPGLAASLPFWNSKDKSKELHVHQQPPYPTTLVEVHLQQTPLQLFWGLPTLHTESLPSVAHVSEDCSSTFIFNRISTSTDQESPGLPSPLPQALPEIQPQSLPQPQPEPQPQPQPLPPTQVQPETYLQSPLPIMPSSPLPQIKSCGVCFHRPQNELESLIPSEIQDLEWNVLQKQQASLWGLPAVVQRSHEAFCPLAPNLSNRRAFQAHGAVSILPGQFPLSDELRKKLEHHLRKRLIQHRWGLPRRIHESLSLMRPPKNFSNIPEMGHYRRLQQTSKSQSSNTLNVGLSPPESFHEGDSEMLQLEDPFGKDLGNSPENGPKDHLLSDPESSSDKDMGYDAEEELMSPSENTSRASVERLGQRQLENVLRIHLSKKLEEINEGQLPGTVHSSWHTMNQTLLHPEKSHTEIQQRVLPPSVGGEYCLNTSRELSFIESNAQQMLESHIKQFHHRKVEGLPPKDLESIAIFKLKEAPSQSLSHSNLPCSTNLISEANSKSGDFKSLRGSSKSLHGDKVGTANSAPILDHSLPATSTVGKEGQGIPAKSPRPINHGLAEKVQKMKDGRQTLQPIRHSSIGKASQTQTVPANRMPSKQPARQAGTRREPKDKTINTSDRVKMQQGKMVVNPEPVSVPKVSRELFRAEELDGRQSKPRDSLTTSQTGSPQMINMNANKDKRTMTIKSHPPNTSIPQDPNLTECLYKVLKLKLEQRQQSWAQSKDNDLPPSIPRPP; via the exons ATGAGTAATAGAAGGAG CCCCCTAGGCCGGCAACGTGATACAATCCACTTTCGTCAACTGTTATGTCCAGACCCCTTCTGTGAGGTGTGTAATAACACAACTGCTGAGATCAATCGGATGCTGTACCCAGAGGCCCTCGAAGATGCTACTTCCTTGGGTTCCACAGCTCCTGTGACTGACTCATTGTTCACTTCATCCCCTGCCTTCTCAGCAGACCCTCCAGGAGACCTAACATCAGCCTCTCTGCCTGAGCCTTCCCTGCCACTTGCCTCCACCTTCCCACCTAACCCAATGACCCCCTTGGCTGACTATGTTCCACTCTCACCACCGGATCACTCTTTGCCACCACAGCCTTGTCCTCCCTTGGAATCTGATTTCCCTGAGGACCATTTCCCAGCCCAACCCCttgccttttcccctctcccaccatgTGATGCTCAGACAGCGGACCCTGTTGTTCAACCAGAGGCCAAATTGTCTCTAAATACCATCTTCTCTCTTGGCTCCACCGTTTCCCAAGATGTCAACTACTTATCGGAGTTGTCCCAGACAAAGAATCCCACTGAGACCTGTGCTTGTCATCATGCACCACCAACCCTGTCTGTTTCACCACCACCAGACAGCACTTTAACTGTGGCTCAGTCTAAATCAATTTCCATCACCTTGAAGCCTGTTCCGGAGAACTCATCTCCAGATGGCCCTGTTGGATTGTCCACTCATATCCCAACAACCACAGGCATTGACCATGCAAGCTTGTGTGTCTCAGACTTCTCTTGGTGGAAAACTCATGCCAAAGACTTCTTCCCTTCTACCTTGGCTCAATGTGATTTCAGCCAAGAGATTCTTGCCCTCCGTTCTGAGGCTTCTTCCAGGGGAGACCCTGTGGCCTACGTTGTAGAGCCTGGTAACCTGTCTTTCCTCAGCCCCGAAGTCCTGGCACTTCTGGAGAAACAAGTCCAAAAGAGGAGTGATTTCTTGAtatggaagggaaagaagggttCTTTTCCCAAACAACTCAGGCCAGACTACACACTaaattctttgggaaaaatgtcAGAGTCAGTTGCTGCCCAGCCTGGCTTGGcagcctcccttcctttctggaaTAGCAAAGACAAATCAAAGGAGCTGCATGTGCATCAGCAGCCCCCCTATCCTACAACCTTGGTAGAGGTCCATTTACAGCAAACACCTTTGCAGCTCTTCTGGGGTCTCCCAACTCTGCATACTGAGTCTTTGCCATCTGTTGCCCATGTCTCAGAGGATTGTTCCTCAACCTTTATTTTCAATAGAATCTCTACCTCCACAGACCAGGAATCCCCAGGACTTCCCTCTCCACTTCCTCAGGCCCTGCCTGAGATCCAGCCTCAATCCCTGCCTCAACCCCAGCCTGAACCCCAGCCTCAACCCCAGCCCCTACCTCCCACTCAAGTCCAGCCTGAGACCTACCTTCAATCCCCACTCCCAATAATGCCATCTAGTCCTCTACCCCAGATTAAGAGCTGTGGAGTGTGTTTTCATAGACCCCAGAATGAATTGGAGTCTCTCATCCCCTCTGAAATTCAAGACCTAGAATGGAATGTTTTGCAGAAGCAACAGGCAAGTTTGTGGGGTTTACCCGCTGTGGTTCAGAGATCCCATGAGGCCTTTTGTCCTTTGGCTCCTAACCTGTCTAACCGCCGGGCCTTCCAGGCCCATGGTGCAGTCTCTATCCTTCCTGGACAGTTTCCTCTCAGTGATGAGCTTCGTAAGAAACTAGAGCATCACCTCCGAAAGAGGCTCATCCAGCACCGGTGGGGCCTTCCCCGCAGGATCCATGAGTCTCTATCACTGATGAGGCCTCCGAAGAATTTTTCAAACATACCTGAGATGGGGCACTATCGTAGACTCCAACAGACCTCTAAGAGTCAGAGTAGCAACACTCTAAATGTTGGGTTGAGCCCACCTGAAAGCTTCCATGAGGGGGACTCAGAAATGCTTCAGCTAGAGGACCCCTTTGGGAAGGATCTGGGAAACAGCCCAGAGAATGGGCCAAAAGATCATCTGTTGAGTGACCCAGAGAGCTCTTCAGATAAGGATATGGGGTACGATGCTGAGGAAGAACTTATGAGCCCATCCGAGAATACATCAAGGGCATCTGTGGAGAGACTAGGCCAAAGGCAACTTGAAAATGTCCTCAGAATACATCTGAGCAAAAAGTTGGAGGAAATCAATGAGGGTCAGCTCCCCGGGACCGTGCATAGTTCATGGCACACTATGAATCAGACATTGCTTCATCCTGAGAAATCCCACACTGAAATACAACAGAGAGTTCTGCCACCATCAGTGGGTGGGGAATATTGCCTGAATACCTCCCGGGAGCTTTCCTTCATTGAATCTAATGCACAGCAGATGCTGGAGTCCCATATTAAACAATTCCATCATAGAAAGGTAGAGGGCCTTCCCCCTAAGGACCTTGAATCCATAGCTATCTTTAAATTGAAAGAGGCCCCATCCCAGTCCTTATCCCATTCGAACCTTCCCTGCTCAACCAACCTGATTTCTGAGGCCAACTCTAAATCTGGGGACTTCAAGTCCCTTAGAGGAAGCTCTAAATCTCTCCATGGAGACAAAGTGGGAACAGCAAATTCAGCCCCCATCCTGGATCATTCTCTCCCTGCCACCTCAACTGTGGGCAAGGAAGGACAGGGAATCCCAGCAAAATCACCGCGTCCTATCAACCATGGGCTTGCAGAAAAAGTTCAGAAAATGAAGGATGGCAGACAGACTCTTCAACCTATCAGACATAGCAGCATAGGCAAAGCAAGCCAGACACAGACTGTGCCAGCCAACAGAATGCCCTCAAAGCAGCCCGCAAGGCAAGCTGGCACCAGGCGTGAGCCAAAGGATAAGACCATAAATACCAGTGATAGAGTCAAGATGCAACAGGGCAAAATGGTGGTGAATCCAGAACCTGTTTCTGTGCCCAAAGTGTCCAGGGAGTTATTCAGGGCTGAGGAGCTAGATGGGCGTCAATCAAAACCTAGAGATAGCTTGACAACCAGCCAGACAGGAAGCCCCCAAATGATAAATATGAATGCAAATAAGGACAAACGTACCATGACCATTAAAAGCCACCCACCAAACACATCAATTCCCCAAGATCCTAATTTAACAGAATGCCTGTATAAGGTTTTAAAGCTTAAATTGGAGCAAAGACAGCAGAGCTGGGCCCAGAGCAAAGACAACGACCTGCCCCCCTCGATTCCAAGGCCTCCCTGA